In a single window of the Phoenix dactylifera cultivar Barhee BC4 unplaced genomic scaffold, palm_55x_up_171113_PBpolish2nd_filt_p 000405F, whole genome shotgun sequence genome:
- the LOC120105964 gene encoding pentatricopeptide repeat-containing protein At1g07740, mitochondrial-like, with translation MLARAKKALRAKHRGSSSSRRPRTPERRRPRKAAIPFLAELKSISDPAAALRHLLSASPRFHDYPACAALVYRLARARLFSHLDSLLHFLRSQQIPCKEPLFNSLIHHFGRARLPDRALRLFLDLPSFNCPSAPSLQTFNFLLNSLVDNDRLEDARGLLDRCSHFYVCPNTVSYNIILKGSCCEKDGLQEARRVFDEMVKRGVRPSVVTYNILIGFLTRYGDVNMGLRLKEEMSEKGMHANAVTYALLMEGLCLEGKYDAAKKMMLDMEYQGCKTKVVNYGVLMSDRTRRGDFQGVEELLAEMKRRKIKPDVAIYNISIGYLCVEGRVDEAYKVLVDMQMKGCEPGAATYRMMLDGFCRVKEFEKALRVLSAMLASRHCPRAQSFRCLVMGLCEGGRVEDVCFVLEEMGKRKVGLDGEGWCVLVEAVCGSRGSGKELLNELTCEKFVQNWEGEV, from the coding sequence ATGCTTGCTAGGGCAAAGAAAGCGCTGCGAGCCAAACACCGCGGCTCCTCGTCCTCCCGTCGCCCTCGAACCCCAGAACGACGTCGACCTCGAAAGGCCGCCATCCCCTTCCTCGCCGAGCTCAAATCCATCTCCGACCCCGCCGCCGccctccgccacctcctctcCGCCTCCCCCCGCTTCCACGACTACCCGGCCTGCGCCGCCCTCGTCTACCGCCTCGCCCGCGCCCGCCTCTTCTCCCACCTCGACTCCCTCCTCCATTTCCTCCGATCCCAACAAATCCCCTGCAAAGAACCCCTCTTCAACTCCCTCATCCACCATTTCGGTAGAGCCCGCCTCCCCGACCGAGCCCTCCGCCTCTTCCTAGACCTCCCCTCCTTCAACTGCCCCTCCGCCCCCTCCCTCCAGACCTTCAATTTCCTTCTCAATTCCCTCGTCGATAATGACCGCCTCGAAGATGCCCGGGGATTGCTCGACCGGTGCTCCCACTTCTACGTATGCCCGAATACCGTCTCTTACAACATAATTCTCAAGGGTAGCTGCTGCGAAAAGGATGGACTCCAAGAAGCCCGTCGAGTGTTCGACGAAATGGTCAAGAGAGGGGTGAGACCGTCGGTTGTCACTTACAATATACTCATTGGGTTTCTGACCAGGTATGGGGACGTGAACATGGGTTTGAGATTGAAAGAGGAGATGAGTGAGAAGGGGATGCACGCGAATGCGGTCACCTATGCATTGCTCATGGAAGGATTGTGCTTGGAGGGGAAGTATGATGCTGCGAAGAAGATGATGCTCGACATGGAGTACCAGGGTTGCAAGACTAAGGTCGTGAATTATGGGGTTTTGATGAGCGATCGCACAAGGAGAGGAGATTTCCAAGGAGTAGAAGAGTTGCTCGCCgagatgaagaggaggaagatcaaACCGGACGTTGCGATCTATAACATTTCGATCGGCTACTTGTGTGTCGAAGGGAGAGTCGATGAGGCTTATAAGGTATTGGTGGACATGCAGATGAAAGGATGCGAGCCCGGTGCGGCGACGTATCGGATGATGCTTGATGGGTTTTGTAGGGTGAAGGAGTTCGAGAAGGCGCTGCGAGTTCTAAGCGCGATGCTGGCGAGCAGGCATTGCCCGAGGGCGCAGAGCTTCAGGTGCTTGGTAATGGGGCTCTGCGAGGGTGGGAGGGTGGAGgatgtttgttttgttttggagGAGATGGGGAAGAGGAAGGTGGGGTTGGATGGGGAAGGATGGTGTGTTTTGGTTGAGGCTGTCTGTGGGAGCCGTGGGAGTGGGAAAGAGCTTTTAAATGAGTTAACCTGTGAAAAGTTTGTGCAGAACTGGGAGGGAGAAGTGTAG
- the LOC103722851 gene encoding pentatricopeptide repeat-containing protein At1g01970 — protein MFRLSSFMLSTIPPPRILTDTTTKSFQQFPCKNFSGTYVRQPPNKFHYPMSSPKSATLSLQEEVEESEKQPNIKWSDIGPDITEAQKQAISQLPPKMTKRCKALMRRIICFSPQDENLPLLLAAWVKVMKPRRADWLSVLKEMKRMENPLFMEVMEYALLDDSFEANVRDYTKLIGTYAKHNLLQNAENSFQAMKNRGFACDQVTLTVLVHMYSKARDLNRAREAFEYIKLLGIPLDKRAYGSMIMAYIRAGMLEHAESLVKEMEALEIFAGREVYKALLRAYSITGNADGAQRVFETIQSARIVPDSKLCALLVNAYCVAGLSEKARSVLENMRSAGLKPSDKCVALMLGAYEKENILDRALAFLMEMEGDGVVLGPEASQVMAGWFHKLGVMDEVEHLLREFSEQEGKQKLHSL, from the exons ATGTTTCGCCTTTCTTCATTCATGTTATCCACCATTCCCCCACCAAGAATCCTGACCGATACCACCACCAAAAGTTTTCAGCAATTTCCATGTAAAAATTTCTCTGGTACATACGTCCGACAGCCTCCCAATAAGTTTCATTATCCTATGTCTTCTCCTAAGTCAGCAACACTTTCCCTTCAGGAAGAAGTTGAAGAGAGTGAAAAACAACCAAATATCAAGTGGTCTGACATAGGACCTGACATAACAGAGGCCCAGAAACAGGCTATTTCTCAACTTCCTCCGAAGATGACTAAACGCTGCAAGGCCCTCATGAGGCGCATCATATGCTTCTCTCCTCAAGATGAAAACCTGCCTCTCCTTTTGGCTGCATGGGTAAAGGTCATGAAGCCCAGGAGAGCTGACTGGTTGTCAGTTCTCAAAGAAATGAAGAGAATGGAAAATCCACTGTTCATGGAG GTAATGGAATATGCCTTACTGGATGACTCTTTCGAAGCTAATGTGCGTGACTATACCAAATTGATTGGCACATATGCAAAGCATAATCTTTTGCAGAATGCTGAGAATTCATTCCAGGCCATGAAAAATAGAGGTTTTGCATGCGATCAGGTCACCCTCACCGTCCTAGTTCACATGTACAGCAAGGCCAGAGACCTTAATCGGGCCAGGGAAGCATTTGAATATATCAAATTGCTTGGCATACCTTTAGATAAAAGAGCTTATGGCTCAATGATTATGGCCTATATTAGGGCTGGAATGCTAGAACATGCAGAGAGTTTAGTAAAAGAAATGGAGGCTCTAGAGATTTTTGCAGGAAGGGAAGTTTACAAGGCATTGCTTAGAGCTTATTCCATCACTGGCAATGCTGATGGGGCTCAAAGAGTGTTCGAGACCATACAATCTGCAAGAATAGTTCCTGACAGTAAACTCTGTGCTCTTCTTGTGAATGCTTATTGTGTGGCAGGTCTGAGCGAGAAAGCTCGCAGCGTACTGGAGAACATGAGGAGTGCTGGGCTGAAACCAAGCGACAAATGTGTTGCCTTGATGTTGGGTGCTTACGAGAAGGAGAACATCCTTGACAGAGCACTAGCCTTTCTGATGGAGATGGAGGGTGATGGTGTTGTGCTTGGCCCAGAAGCATCACAGGTCATGGCGGGCTGGTTCCATAAACTCGGGGTGATGGATGAAGTGGAGCATCTTCTGAGAGAATTTTCTGAGCAGGAAGGAAAACAGAAACTACATTCCTTGTAG
- the LOC120105954 gene encoding nucleolar protein 56-like: MALYLLFESASGYSLFQAYGLDEIGQNTEAVRNSVLDLTRFGKVVKLVAFHPFSSALDALNQCNAISEGLMTDELRNFLEINLPKPKEGKKAKLSLGVAEPKVGSQIFEVTKIPCQSNEFVLELLRGVRLHFDRFIKDLKPSDLEKAQLGLGHSYSRAKVKFNVNRVDNMVIQAIFLLDTLDKDVNTFSMRVREWYSWHFPELVKIINDNYLYAKIAKFVENKSELCDNHIPALADIVGDEDKAKEIVEAAKASMGQDLSPIDLINVQQFAQRVMDLSEYRKKLYEYLVTKMNDIAPNLTSLIGEVVGARLISHAGSLSNLAKCPSSTLQILGAEKALFRALKTRGNTPKYGLIFHSSFIGRASARNKGRLARYLANKCSIACRIDCFSEMNTSIFGEKLRGQVEERLDFYDKGVAPRKNVDVMKAAVENMVSQQADDGHTKDEASVKKSRKKKSKGEVVNGEPMDVDKQTGVVSDGEAPAEPETEKKTKKKKHKLAEEQQEDRVATEAVNGANGHETQQNGAAKKKKKKKDQEELDGDVQMETERKKKKKKKAKTEDNE; the protein is encoded by the exons ATGGCGCTCTACCTCCTCTTTGAATCCGCCTCCGGTTACTCCCTCTTCCAGGCCTATGGCCTCGACGAGATTGGCCAGAATACGGAGGCCGTCCGGAACTCCGTCCTCGACCTCACACGCTTCGGAAAGGTCGTCAAACTCGTCGCCTTCCACCCCTTCTCCTCCGCCCTTGATGCCCTCAACCAATGCAACGCCATCTCCGAAG GGCTCATGACCGATGAGTTGAGGAACTTCTTGGAAATCAACCTCCCGAAACcaaaagaggggaagaaggcTAAGTTAAGCCTCGGTGTCGCGGAGCCCAAGGTTGGGTCCCAGATCTTTGAAGTTACGAAGATTCCTTGCCAGAGCAATGAGTTCGTACTCGAGCTCCTTCGTGGTGTGAGGTTGCATTTCGACAGGTTCATTAAAGACTTAAAG CCGTCAGATTTGGAGAAGGCTCAATTAGGGTTGGGGCATAGTTACAGCAGAGCGAAGGTCAAGTTTAATGTTAATCGGGTGGATAACATGGTTATTCAGGCCATATTTCTCCTCGATACACTCGACAAGGATGTTAACACCTTCTCCATGAGAGTCAG AGAATGGTACTCTTGGCATTTCCCAGAGCTGGTGAAGATCATAAATGACAACTATCTATATGCCAAAATTGCAAAGTTTGTGGAGAACAAATCAGAGTTATGTGATAATCATATCCCTGCATTAGCAGACATAGTAGGTGATGAGGACAAGGCAAAAGAAATTGTAGAAGCAGCTAAAGCATCCATGG GACAGGACCTGTCTCCAATTGATCTGATTAATGTTCAGCAGTTTGCTCAGAGAGTCATGGATCTCTCTGAATATAGGAAGAAGCTGTACGAGTATCTTGTCACAAAAATGAATGATATAGCACCAAATCTCACATCTCTTATAGGTGAAGTTGTTGGTGCTCGTTTGATTTCCCATGCTGGGAGTCTTTCAAATCTAGCAAAATGTCCTTCGTCTACTCTTCAGATACTTGGTGCTGAGAAGGCACTTTTCAG AGCATTGAAAACTCGAGGAAACACTCCGAAGTATGGCCTCATCTTCCACTCTTCATTTATTGGCCGGGCATCTGCTCGAAACAAGGGCCGTTTAGCTCGTTACCTTGCGAATAAGTGTTCTATTGCTTGCCGTATCGATTGCTTCTCTG AGATGAATACGTCTATTTTTGGAGAAAAGCTACGCGGACAGGTTGAAGAGAGATTGGACTTCTATGACAAGGGCGTTGCACCTCGCAAGAATGTTGATGTGATGAAAGCTGCTGTTGAGAATATGGTCTCCCAACAGGCTGATG ATGGACATACGAAGGATGAAGCTTCCGTGAAGAAAAGTAGGAAAAAGAAATCTAAAGGGGAAGTTGTGAATGGTGAGCCCATGGATGTGGATAAGCAGACTGGAGTTGTTTCTGATGGGGAGGCTCCTGCAGAACCTGAAACTGAAAAGAAaacgaagaaaaagaaacacaaGTTGGCAGAGGAGCAACAGGAAGACAGGGTGGCTACAGAAGCAGTGAATGGGGCGAATGGTCATGAAACACAACAAAATGGGGCtgccaaaaagaagaagaagaagaaggatcaagAAGAATTGGACGGTGATGTCCAAATGGAAactgaaaggaaaaagaaaaagaagaaaaaggcaaaaaCTGAAGACAATGAGTAA